From the Rhinolophus sinicus isolate RSC01 linkage group LG02, ASM3656204v1, whole genome shotgun sequence genome, one window contains:
- the MTERF2 gene encoding transcription termination factor 2, mitochondrial, with product MLWKLLMRSQPCKLCSFREMLLAPRYKPFLSCFPYTTDNQSNKENQRTVEKLYKFSVDIRKIRRLKGWVLLEDETYVEEIANILRQVGADETAVANILERCPEAIVCSPTAVDTQRELWQSVCKSKEELVKLIEQFPESFFTVKHQEIQKLNIQFFQELGLKNVVISRFLTTASSIFHNPIEKNKEMIRILQESYLNLGGSEANMKVWLLKLLSQNPFILLNSPAAIKETLEFLQEQGFTNFEILQLLSKLKGFLFQLCPSSIQKSISFSKKAFKCTDLDLKQLILKCPALLYYSGPVLEERIQGLLKEGISITQIRETPMVLELTPQIVQYRIRKLNSLGYRIKDGHLANLSGTKKEFEANFGKIQAKKGRPLFNPVAPLNVEE from the coding sequence ATGTTGTGGAAGTTGCTGATGAGATCCCAGCCTTGCAAACTGTGTTCTTTCAGGGAGATGCTGTTAGCTCCCAGATACAAGCCTTTTTTATCATGCTTCCCCTATACAACTGATAATCagtcaaacaaagaaaaccaaagaacaGTGGAAAAGCTCTATAAATTTTCAGTTGACATCAGGAAAATTCGCAGATTAAAAGGATGGGTACTTTTGGAGGATGAAACCTATGTTGAagaaattgcaaatattttacgACAAGTAGGTGCTGATGAGACTGCTGTAGCCAATATTTTGGAACGCTGCCCAGAAGCAATTGTCTGCAGTCCAACCGCTGTTGACACCCAGAGGGAACTCTGGCAATCAGTCTGTAAAAGCAAAGAAGAGTTAGTCAAGTTAATAGAACAGTTTCCCGAATCTTTCTTTACTGTTAAACACCAGGAAATCCAGAAGCTGAACATTCAGTTCTTTCAAGAATTGGGACTCAAAAATGTGGTCATTAGCAGATTTTTGACAACTGCATCTAGTATTTTTCATAATCCTATTGAGAAGAATAAGGAAATGATAAGGATTCTCCAAGAGAGTTATCTAAATTTAGGTGGCTCCGAGGCCAACATGAAAGTTTGGCTGCTAAAATTATTAAGCCAAAAcccatttattttgttaaattctcCTGCAGCTATAAAGGAAACACTAGAATTTCTCCAGGAGCAAGGTTTCACAAATTTTGAAATTCTCCAACTTCTGTCCAAACTTAAAGGGTTTCTTTTTCAACTTTGCCCAAGTAGTATACAGAAGAGTATTTCCTTCTCTAAAAAGGCTTTTAAATGTACAGATCTTGACCtgaaacaattaattttaaaatgtcctgcCCTTTTGTATTATTCTGGTCCCGTTTTGGAAGAGAGAATTCAGGGATTATTAAAAGAAGGCATCTCTATAACTCAGATAAGAGAGACACCAATGGTTCTTGAATTAACACCGCAGATAGTACAGTACAGAATAAGAAAACTGAATTCCTTAGGCTACAGAATAAAGGATGGACATCTAGCAAATCTAAGTGGAACAAAAAAAGAGTTTGAAGCTAACTTTGGTAAAATTCAGGCCAAAAAAGGAAGGCCATTATTTAACCCTGTGGCACCATTAAATGTTGAAGAGTAA